The proteins below come from a single Nitrospiraceae bacterium genomic window:
- a CDS encoding carboxypeptidase M32: MSADAVLDPLKQTLRQIHHLHDAAAVLSWDQETYMPPGGGAVRAEQLATLQTLAHDQFVSPEMESLLGTFVDLSTGTLHSQHASALDEPSQALLRETWRDFSRAKKLPSAFVNQLERECSLAQQVWAEARKTNDFQRFLPNLQRVVKLKQQEADYLGYADSPYNALLDTYEPGSTVAQLRPLFATLRTELIRLLDHIRQSPVQPDTQLLTQSYGHTPQMDFGRLVLKHMGYDFQRGRLDLSEHPFTTAFHPTDVRVTTRVFERDLPSCLFSCIHEGGHGLYEQGLPAKQYGTPLGEAISLGIHESQSRLWENCVGRSRAFWQYFYPKLQEVFPTQLGQVSGEDFYLAINRVAPSFIRVEADELTYNLHIMVRFEIELDIIEGRVHVDDLPEIWNAKIQDYLGIVPPSDAEGVLQDVHWSFGAFGYFPTYTLGNLYAAMLFRQAHQDLPDLDQAISQGNLLPLKGWLNDKVHRWGRQYTPADLITRVTGQALTPEPFIQDLKQKFGTLYQFPTTGTPPSPQ, encoded by the coding sequence CGTGCTCTCCTGGGATCAGGAAACCTATATGCCTCCGGGAGGAGGAGCGGTTCGCGCGGAGCAACTGGCCACTCTTCAAACGCTGGCCCATGACCAATTTGTTTCGCCTGAGATGGAATCCCTGCTTGGAACGTTTGTGGATCTCTCCACAGGCACTCTTCATTCTCAGCACGCGTCTGCTTTGGACGAACCCTCACAAGCCCTCCTTCGCGAAACCTGGCGGGACTTTTCCCGTGCAAAAAAATTGCCGTCGGCCTTCGTCAACCAGCTTGAGCGGGAATGTTCTTTGGCTCAACAAGTATGGGCGGAGGCCAGAAAGACGAATGACTTCCAACGGTTTCTGCCGAATCTGCAACGGGTTGTGAAACTCAAGCAACAAGAGGCGGACTATTTGGGGTACGCGGATTCTCCCTATAATGCGTTACTCGACACCTACGAACCGGGATCGACCGTGGCCCAATTACGTCCACTCTTTGCCACCTTGCGGACGGAGCTGATTCGTCTGCTGGACCACATTCGACAGTCCCCTGTCCAACCCGACACCCAACTCCTGACGCAATCGTATGGACACACCCCACAAATGGACTTTGGCCGGCTTGTGCTCAAGCACATGGGCTACGATTTTCAACGTGGACGCCTGGATTTGTCGGAGCATCCGTTTACGACGGCGTTTCATCCAACGGATGTGCGGGTGACTACCCGCGTCTTCGAAAGGGATCTCCCCTCCTGTCTCTTTAGCTGTATTCACGAAGGAGGGCATGGCCTGTACGAACAAGGATTACCCGCTAAACAATATGGCACTCCATTAGGTGAAGCCATTTCTTTGGGTATTCATGAAAGCCAATCCCGTTTATGGGAAAATTGCGTGGGACGGTCCCGCGCATTTTGGCAATATTTTTACCCGAAACTTCAGGAGGTGTTTCCGACGCAGTTGGGGCAGGTCAGTGGGGAAGATTTCTACCTGGCGATCAACCGGGTGGCCCCGTCGTTTATTCGGGTCGAAGCCGATGAACTGACGTACAACCTGCATATCATGGTGCGATTTGAAATTGAGCTGGATATCATTGAAGGCCGCGTGCACGTGGATGATCTGCCGGAAATCTGGAACGCCAAAATTCAGGACTATCTGGGGATCGTTCCACCCTCCGATGCAGAAGGTGTGCTGCAGGACGTACACTGGTCCTTTGGGGCCTTTGGCTATTTTCCCACGTACACGCTCGGGAATCTGTATGCGGCCATGCTATTTCGGCAGGCACACCAGGATCTTCCAGACCTGGACCAGGCCATCAGTCAAGGTAACTTGCTTCCGTTGAAAGGCTGGCTGAATGATAAGGTGCATCGTTGGGGACGACAGTACACGCCAGCCGATTTAATCACACGCGTGACCGGGCAGGCCCTGACTCCTGAACCATTTATTCAAGACCTCAAACAGAAATTCGGCACCTTGTATCAATTTCCGACAACCGGTACACCGCCTTCACCTCAGTAA
- a CDS encoding helix-hairpin-helix domain-containing protein, which yields MFALVLSVGLLFPVSWAEATVNKIDINTASLEQLEAVKGVGRDIAHNILAYKKDHGAFKSFDDLGKVKGVGKVRLEALRETFTVGSTASPEEASPTK from the coding sequence ATGTTTGCTCTGGTTCTGTCGGTTGGCCTGTTGTTCCCCGTGTCCTGGGCGGAAGCGACCGTGAACAAGATTGACATTAACACTGCCAGTCTTGAACAACTCGAAGCCGTCAAAGGCGTGGGACGGGATATCGCCCACAACATCCTCGCCTACAAAAAGGATCATGGCGCCTTTAAATCGTTTGATGATCTGGGGAAAGTCAAAGGCGTGGGGAAAGTCAGACTGGAGGCGCTACGGGAAACCTTTACCGTTGGCTCAACCGCTTCGCCTGAAGAAGCCTCGCCTACCAAGTAA
- a CDS encoding transcriptional repressor: MSKPVKELETLKHHLQKNSLKLTRQRELILTTFLKMEHVTAEQLYHILAKKDPHIGLATIYRTLKLFCETDLAQERHFGSQTQFDNVSHKGHHDHLICTSCGKIVEFQNCQIENLQEEVARKNGFTIQTHKLELYGLCNTCQKA, encoded by the coding sequence ATGTCTAAACCGGTCAAAGAACTCGAAACACTCAAGCATCATCTCCAAAAAAACAGCCTCAAACTGACTCGTCAACGCGAGTTAATTCTGACGACCTTCCTTAAAATGGAGCATGTCACTGCCGAGCAGTTATATCATATCCTTGCCAAAAAAGACCCGCATATTGGGCTGGCCACCATCTATCGCACGCTCAAATTATTCTGTGAAACCGACCTGGCACAGGAACGCCATTTCGGCTCGCAAACGCAATTCGATAATGTGTCGCATAAGGGTCATCATGATCACCTCATTTGCACTTCCTGCGGAAAAATAGTCGAATTTCAAAATTGCCAAATCGAAAATTTACAAGAAGAGGTGGCGAGAAAAAACGGCTTTACCATTCAAACCCATAAACTGGAACTGTACGGTCTCTGCAATACCTGCCAAAAGGCCTGA
- a CDS encoding Spy/CpxP family protein refolding chaperone encodes MTITGKTTHTRMIPLWSGVLSLILGFPAMGLATGYAGDAHHPSGYSTSPHGAGTYGHGQVHHGTGMSGGYGTGGSSYKSGHGPHQSASEFIEHILKFKEGMALTEDQVTKLQTIKTDFEKNKIKMKADMQLTSLDLHELLRNDQGDLGAVESKLKSLYEIRAGLYLASVKAGRDAKAVLTDEQRSRMKAVHDRINAHQEGGMTKGHPGGYSPHSKDKKS; translated from the coding sequence ATGACCATTACAGGCAAAACGACCCACACACGCATGATTCCACTTTGGTCCGGTGTCTTGTCCTTAATTCTGGGATTCCCTGCCATGGGTCTGGCCACGGGATATGCAGGAGATGCCCACCACCCATCCGGGTACAGCACGTCCCCCCACGGTGCAGGGACCTATGGCCATGGCCAGGTTCATCACGGCACGGGCATGTCGGGTGGCTATGGCACAGGAGGAAGCTCCTACAAATCCGGACATGGACCTCATCAAAGTGCCTCTGAGTTCATCGAACACATTTTGAAATTCAAAGAAGGCATGGCCCTTACCGAGGATCAGGTCACCAAACTTCAAACGATTAAAACCGATTTTGAAAAGAATAAAATTAAAATGAAAGCTGACATGCAACTCACCAGCTTGGATTTGCACGAGTTGTTGCGAAATGACCAAGGTGACCTGGGCGCTGTTGAATCGAAGCTGAAAAGTCTTTATGAGATTCGTGCAGGCCTTTACCTGGCATCCGTAAAAGCCGGGCGGGACGCCAAGGCCGTATTAACGGACGAGCAACGCTCTCGCATGAAAGCGGTCCATGATCGGATCAATGCCCATCAAGAGGGCGGAATGACGAAAGGCCATCCGGGCGGGTATTCCCCCCATTCCAAGGACAAAAAAAGCTAA
- a CDS encoding FAD:protein FMN transferase: MGRMQNILGLCFLILFLAGCQGTPHLVKRSQMLMGTVVFVTAVGADERIAQRAVKAGLDEIRRLEELLSTWISSSELSQVNAAAGRESIQVSQETFEVLTQSLEVAKLTQGGFNIALGPAVNAWNVSGEGQVPRQEDLEALRPQIELSNLQLDEITRSVWLRRPGMSIDVGGIGKGYAADLAAKVMRTTGATAGVVALSGDIKTFGRMPDTQRFVFGIQHPRKEQGEVLGRIELEDEAVSTAGDYQRYFIKDGVRFHHILDPKTLHPARGCQSVTVIAKDGVMADGLDTGIFVMGPDKGMALIESLPDVEGVIVDQEGTVFVSSGLKGRLSLGP, encoded by the coding sequence ATGGGGCGAATGCAGAATATACTTGGACTCTGCTTTTTGATTCTCTTCCTGGCGGGCTGCCAGGGCACGCCGCATTTGGTAAAACGCAGTCAGATGCTGATGGGAACCGTGGTGTTTGTCACGGCCGTTGGGGCAGATGAGAGGATTGCGCAGAGGGCGGTCAAAGCGGGGCTTGATGAAATCAGGCGATTAGAGGAGTTGCTGAGCACCTGGATTTCATCCAGTGAATTATCACAGGTGAATGCTGCGGCGGGACGGGAATCCATACAGGTGAGTCAGGAAACCTTTGAAGTCCTCACGCAGTCGCTGGAGGTGGCAAAACTTACGCAGGGAGGGTTCAATATCGCCCTTGGCCCAGCGGTGAATGCATGGAATGTCAGCGGGGAAGGGCAGGTTCCACGTCAGGAAGATCTGGAAGCGCTTCGCCCGCAAATAGAGTTATCAAACCTGCAATTGGATGAAATAACGCGAAGTGTGTGGTTGCGGCGTCCTGGGATGTCTATTGATGTAGGGGGAATCGGGAAAGGGTATGCCGCCGACCTCGCTGCCAAGGTAATGCGCACGACAGGAGCGACCGCAGGCGTGGTTGCGTTATCGGGGGATATTAAAACGTTCGGACGTATGCCGGATACCCAACGTTTTGTTTTTGGTATCCAGCATCCCCGAAAGGAGCAGGGCGAAGTCTTAGGGCGGATTGAGTTGGAAGATGAAGCGGTCTCTACTGCGGGAGATTATCAACGGTATTTTATAAAAGACGGGGTTCGCTTTCACCACATCCTCGATCCCAAGACCCTTCATCCGGCTCGAGGATGTCAAAGTGTCACGGTCATAGCCAAAGATGGTGTGATGGCCGATGGGTTGGACACCGGAATTTTTGTCATGGGTCCTGACAAAGGCATGGCTCTCATCGAGTCTTTGCCGGATGTTGAAGGGGTGATTGTCGATCAAGAAGGAACCGTGTTTGTCTCATCGGGTCTGAAGGGTCGCTTAAGCCTCGGGCCGTAA
- a CDS encoding DUF3576 domain-containing protein has product MAFTAYTLGCSFLSGQDLVVDRYMACPIDSVWNSSLETLRSYPVNKKDKSNGVIETGWKVEYVEGAKYGLFQREGMGDKERSQLTLTMKPLDSNAVRLQIAERRQHWGFRGGARLYDWYPVEPSQQAVNHILNNLTEKLEAEGCFVES; this is encoded by the coding sequence TTGGCATTCACCGCTTATACTCTTGGCTGCTCCTTCCTTTCCGGTCAAGACTTAGTTGTCGATCGATACATGGCCTGTCCAATTGATTCCGTATGGAATTCTTCCCTGGAAACCCTCAGGTCCTATCCCGTGAATAAGAAAGACAAGTCCAACGGAGTAATCGAAACGGGGTGGAAGGTGGAATATGTGGAAGGCGCCAAGTATGGCCTTTTCCAACGGGAAGGCATGGGGGACAAAGAACGATCGCAATTGACCCTGACCATGAAGCCACTCGATTCCAATGCCGTGCGCCTCCAAATTGCGGAACGGCGACAACATTGGGGATTCCGCGGCGGGGCCAGACTTTATGATTGGTATCCCGTCGAACCATCACAACAAGCTGTGAATCACATTTTAAACAACTTAACCGAAAAACTTGAGGCTGAAGGATGTTTCGTCGAATCCTGA
- a CDS encoding FMN-binding protein: MFRRILIILLLNTLLFLGLTSGGQAQDEQIWDQELNRYLTPQEMGQEDVYLTPEEAAKFTFPESDSIRFVVINLTPDQKRLIEERIGWQFPESTFECFIAETRGKIDGWAFIQHTIGKHKAMTYMVGVDPDGEVTNVEVLVYRESRGSEVGKKRFNYQYQGKKRRRPHPDQP; this comes from the coding sequence ATGTTTCGTCGAATCCTGATTATCCTCCTTCTCAACACACTCCTCTTTCTTGGTCTGACTTCGGGAGGCCAGGCCCAAGACGAGCAAATTTGGGATCAGGAATTGAACCGATACCTCACGCCCCAGGAAATGGGTCAAGAGGATGTCTATCTGACTCCAGAAGAAGCTGCAAAATTTACATTTCCTGAATCCGATTCCATCCGCTTTGTGGTCATCAATCTCACCCCAGACCAGAAACGACTCATTGAGGAACGAATTGGATGGCAATTTCCGGAATCGACCTTTGAATGCTTCATTGCAGAAACCCGTGGAAAAATCGATGGATGGGCCTTTATCCAACATACAATCGGCAAGCATAAGGCAATGACCTACATGGTAGGCGTTGACCCCGATGGAGAAGTCACCAACGTTGAAGTATTGGTCTACCGAGAATCACGGGGAAGCGAAGTGGGGAAAAAACGCTTCAATTACCAATACCAAGGGAAAAAACGCCGAAGACCCCATCCGGATCAACCGTGA
- a CDS encoding FMN-binding protein: MKYWSTENHGEAKWGKNASITNTKGKNAEDPIRINRDIINISGATMSVRSMSAGVKRALVLAHELYLQTQSQPLPSIRPVERQKFLESLLGF, encoded by the coding sequence TTGAAGTATTGGTCTACCGAGAATCACGGGGAAGCGAAGTGGGGAAAAAACGCTTCAATTACCAATACCAAGGGAAAAAACGCCGAAGACCCCATCCGGATCAACCGTGACATCATCAATATTTCCGGCGCCACCATGTCCGTGCGTTCCATGAGTGCCGGCGTTAAACGCGCCCTGGTCCTGGCCCATGAACTTTACCTGCAAACCCAGAGCCAACCCCTTCCATCAATACGGCCAGTCGAACGACAAAAATTTTTGGAGTCCCTGCTGGGATTCTAG